The proteins below are encoded in one region of Paenibacillus albus:
- a CDS encoding heme ABC transporter ATP-binding protein, giving the protein MMIVEQVSKRIGTRNLVQEISFNVEKGRMYGIIGPNGAGKTTLLQLLSGMEAPTSGEVLLQGQAIASIKRKELAKRVAVLQQGGIPAAAFTVREVVQMGRFPFQNWLGEERSDSEQLIHDAIETMGLTAIAHRQVDQLSGGERQRVALAKVMVQEPELLLLDEPTTYLDIGYQVQLLDTVKRWQQDRQLTVIAVLHDLNLAAHYCDELLVLHEGRMAAYGPPSGIMKPELILGVFGAKAVILPHPETGVPQLLLAPSVPPSEIR; this is encoded by the coding sequence ATGATGATTGTAGAACAAGTATCCAAGCGAATCGGAACACGTAACCTCGTGCAGGAAATAAGCTTCAACGTGGAGAAGGGCCGGATGTATGGCATAATTGGACCGAACGGCGCCGGCAAAACAACGCTTCTACAGCTGCTCTCCGGAATGGAGGCACCGACGAGCGGCGAAGTTCTGCTGCAAGGACAAGCGATTGCTTCCATTAAGCGCAAAGAGTTGGCGAAGCGGGTAGCTGTCCTCCAGCAGGGCGGCATTCCGGCTGCTGCTTTCACGGTTCGCGAGGTTGTGCAGATGGGGCGTTTTCCTTTTCAAAATTGGCTAGGCGAAGAGCGCTCGGACAGCGAGCAGCTCATTCATGATGCGATTGAAACGATGGGCCTTACTGCGATTGCGCATCGACAAGTGGATCAGCTTAGCGGCGGAGAACGGCAGCGGGTCGCGCTCGCGAAGGTGATGGTTCAAGAGCCGGAGCTGCTGCTGCTGGATGAACCGACAACTTACCTAGATATCGGCTACCAGGTGCAACTGCTCGATACGGTAAAAAGATGGCAGCAGGATCGGCAGTTGACCGTCATTGCGGTGCTGCATGATTTGAACTTGGCGGCGCATTATTGCGATGAGCTGCTCGTGCTGCATGAAGGGAGGATGGCTGCATATGGGCCGCCTTCAGGGATTATGAAGCCGGAGCTGATCTTGGGTGTATTCGGCGCGAAGGCCGTCATTCTGCCTCACCCGGAAACAGGCGTGCCGCAGCTGCTGCTCGCGCCTTCCGTGCCGCCGAGCGAGATACGATAA
- a CDS encoding FecCD family ABC transporter permease, giving the protein MRAKLAIYGGAAMLLLAVSIVVSLSIGSSGLPLADVWGILIHQLPWMSDPSTHWDASEIAIVTQLRLSRILLSVFVGACLALAGSGFQGVLRNPLADPFTLGVASGCSVGAAFMIVFGYTAWLGLWSVPLVAFGTGMVTLVLVFSLSRARGTMNVESLILSGVIVQAFLGAFVSFMVSMSQGVVNEVMFWLMGSLSTRSWEHVKLIMPFAIIGLPLMFRYSQHLNLFVMGERHAAHLGVNVERTKLVVLILSTLLTAVAVSIAGVVGFVGLVVPHLIRLLVGPDYRIIVPLSAVGGGIYLLWADTLARTALSPKEISLGVVTAIIGAPFFAYLLYRRKVLQAGGSST; this is encoded by the coding sequence ATGCGTGCGAAGCTAGCAATTTATGGAGGAGCAGCGATGCTCCTCTTAGCTGTATCTATCGTCGTCAGCTTGTCGATCGGTTCATCGGGCTTGCCGCTCGCTGATGTATGGGGCATCCTCATCCACCAGCTGCCCTGGATGTCTGATCCAAGCACTCATTGGGATGCTAGCGAAATCGCCATTGTGACGCAGCTTCGGCTGTCTCGTATTCTGCTCTCCGTATTCGTCGGGGCCTGCTTGGCGCTCGCCGGAAGCGGTTTCCAAGGCGTCCTGCGCAATCCGCTTGCGGATCCGTTTACGCTTGGAGTTGCATCGGGCTGCTCGGTCGGCGCCGCTTTTATGATTGTTTTTGGCTATACGGCTTGGCTTGGGTTATGGAGCGTACCGCTTGTTGCGTTCGGAACAGGGATGGTTACGCTCGTACTCGTCTTCTCGTTATCCCGGGCACGCGGCACGATGAATGTGGAATCGCTCATTCTGTCAGGCGTCATCGTTCAAGCGTTTCTCGGTGCATTCGTTTCATTCATGGTCTCCATGTCGCAGGGCGTAGTGAATGAAGTGATGTTCTGGCTGATGGGCAGCTTGAGCACGCGCAGCTGGGAGCATGTGAAGCTAATTATGCCTTTTGCCATCATCGGACTGCCTCTCATGTTCCGCTACTCGCAGCATTTGAATCTATTCGTGATGGGCGAGCGACATGCAGCACACCTTGGCGTGAACGTTGAACGGACTAAGCTGGTCGTGCTTATTCTCTCAACGCTGCTGACTGCGGTTGCCGTATCCATCGCCGGTGTAGTCGGCTTCGTCGGGCTTGTCGTACCACACTTGATTAGATTGCTAGTCGGGCCGGATTATCGCATTATCGTGCCCCTCTCCGCAGTAGGCGGAGGCATTTATCTGTTATGGGCGGACACGCTCGCTCGGACGGCTCTGAGCCCGAAAGAAATATCGCTTGGCGTCGTTACGGCGATCATTGGGGCACCTTTCTTCGCTTATCTGCTCTACAGGCGCAAAGTGCTGCAGGCGGGAGGGAGCTCGACATGA